The Streptomyces sp. NBC_01268 genome window below encodes:
- a CDS encoding PaaX family transcriptional regulator — protein sequence MAEQHTPRSLIVSLYGAYGRSPDGAPVPVAELIRLLGVLGVDAPSVRSSVSRLKRRGLLLPGRTADGAAGYALSDDARMLLDDGDRRIYARTEPRLSDGWVLAVFSVPEAERHKRHLLRSRLARLGFGTAAPGVWIAPARLHEETRHTLERLDLSGYVDLFRGDHLGYAPTAEAVARWWDLPSIAKLHEEFLDAHEPVLRAWSTPPGTPEEAYRAYLPALDSWRRLPYADPVLPLELLPENWPGTRSAEVFAALHALLHELGGEFVTREPQAPARES from the coding sequence GTGGCCGAGCAGCACACCCCGCGTTCCCTGATCGTCTCCCTGTACGGCGCGTACGGCCGGTCCCCGGACGGCGCGCCCGTGCCGGTGGCGGAGCTGATCCGGCTCCTCGGCGTGCTCGGGGTGGACGCGCCGTCGGTGCGCTCGTCGGTGTCCCGGCTGAAGCGGCGCGGACTGCTGCTGCCGGGACGGACCGCGGACGGCGCCGCCGGGTACGCCCTGTCGGACGACGCCCGGATGCTCCTGGACGACGGCGACCGCCGCATCTACGCCCGGACCGAGCCCCGGCTGTCCGACGGCTGGGTGCTCGCCGTCTTCTCCGTGCCCGAGGCGGAACGGCACAAGCGGCACCTGCTGCGCTCCCGGCTGGCCCGGCTCGGTTTCGGCACGGCGGCGCCCGGCGTGTGGATCGCCCCCGCCCGCCTGCACGAGGAGACGCGGCACACCCTGGAGCGCCTCGACCTCTCCGGTTACGTGGACCTGTTCCGCGGCGACCACCTGGGCTACGCCCCGACCGCGGAGGCGGTGGCCCGCTGGTGGGACCTGCCGTCCATCGCGAAGCTGCACGAGGAGTTCCTGGACGCGCACGAGCCGGTGCTGCGCGCCTGGTCGACGCCGCCCGGAACGCCGGAGGAGGCCTACCGGGCCTATCTCCCGGCCCTGGACTCGTGGCGTCGGCTGCCGTACGCGGACCCGGTGCTCCCCTTGGAGCTGCTCCCCGAGAACTGGCCGGGGACCCGCTCGGCGGAGGTGTTCGCGGCGCTGCACGCGCTGCTGCACGAGCTGGGCGGGGAGTTCGTGACGCGGGAGCCCCAGGCCCCGGCGCGGGAGTCCTGA
- a CDS encoding beta family protein has protein sequence MSELSYVPVFQARPHAVEAYGWLPPTDRRHVAPLWNLSPRPGCAVPALAAALGQELRSVSRVQRHGAAWIDAPFADEVQVSVLADLLDEYCVYGTLRPVTGPDRSVLQQGAALAAARRGRGFGVRVRVTGEWDAAAAEGVRALLERAGPEVGVDLLLDMGGVPASRSDAGKEALRALDALFPLAPWRDVCVLSGGFPKVTVEMLEQGLCEEPRADWALWHEMAQSRRAYLPLLTYGDYGTQPAGDISRLPRRPGQDGGGPDWGFLRYTTEQTFVVSKVLHKGRGKGERLAFNRAAARRIVELADFRGPAAGVGETWLRDLARGGDSTGAFAKWLTVGNAQHMAYVARAARRP, from the coding sequence GTGTCTGAGCTGTCGTACGTGCCCGTGTTCCAAGCCCGACCCCATGCGGTGGAGGCCTACGGCTGGCTGCCACCGACCGACCGGCGGCACGTCGCACCCCTGTGGAACCTGTCACCGAGGCCGGGATGCGCCGTTCCGGCCCTCGCCGCGGCGCTGGGCCAGGAGCTCCGCTCGGTGAGCCGCGTCCAGCGCCACGGTGCCGCGTGGATCGACGCGCCCTTCGCGGACGAGGTGCAGGTGTCCGTGCTCGCCGACCTCCTGGACGAGTACTGCGTGTACGGAACCCTCCGGCCGGTGACCGGACCGGACCGGTCGGTGCTCCAACAGGGCGCGGCCCTCGCGGCCGCTCGCCGCGGGCGGGGGTTCGGGGTCCGTGTCCGCGTCACGGGGGAGTGGGACGCCGCGGCGGCAGAGGGTGTGCGCGCACTGCTGGAACGTGCCGGGCCCGAAGTCGGCGTCGACCTGCTCCTGGACATGGGTGGAGTGCCCGCATCCCGATCCGATGCCGGCAAGGAGGCGTTGCGCGCCCTCGACGCCCTGTTCCCCCTCGCGCCCTGGCGCGACGTCTGCGTGCTGAGCGGCGGGTTCCCGAAGGTCACGGTGGAGATGCTGGAGCAGGGGCTGTGCGAGGAACCGCGAGCGGACTGGGCGTTGTGGCACGAGATGGCGCAGAGCCGACGGGCGTACCTGCCCCTGCTGACGTACGGCGACTACGGCACGCAGCCGGCGGGCGACATCTCCCGGCTGCCACGGCGGCCCGGCCAGGACGGCGGTGGCCCCGACTGGGGCTTCCTCCGCTACACGACCGAGCAGACGTTCGTCGTGTCGAAGGTCCTGCACAAGGGCAGGGGGAAGGGCGAGAGACTGGCGTTCAACCGGGCGGCGGCCCGCCGGATCGTCGAGCTGGCGGACTTCCGCGGACCCGCCGCCGGGGTCGGCGAGACCTGGCTCCGCGACCTGGCCCGAGGGGGCGACAGCACGGGCGCGTTCGCGAAGTGGCTGACCGTGGGAAACGCCCAGCACATGGCCTATGTCGCCCGCGCGGCACGACGGCCGTGA
- a CDS encoding acyl-CoA dehydrogenase family protein, with protein MPAFSLDPEQTTWCARLRTLAAEQLRPLADKGEPGRVNRPLVAALGELGLLARLFDSGALDLCLMRESLAQVCTEAETALALQGLGAHPVAAFGSPEQRGRWLPEVVAGRAVAAFALSEPGAGSDAAALALRAVPDPATGGWRLHGEKRWISNAPEADFTTVFARTGDPEGLDGAGGAGGARGAGGAGGARGVSAFLVPADRPGLTGEPLDMLAPHAIGGLAFDGVPVGPEDLLGEPGQGFRVAMNTLNLFRPSVGAFAVGMAQAALDATLVHTAGRPAFGGVLADLQAVSHQVAEMATRTEAARLLVYAAAEAHDRGDPDVPRRAAMAKLLATETAQYVVDAAVQLHGARALQRGHLLEHLYREVRAPRIYEGATEVQRTIIAKELYRNAAARTGSTGSTESTEMSSARPSGAGVPA; from the coding sequence ATGCCCGCATTCTCGCTCGATCCGGAACAGACCACCTGGTGTGCGCGGCTGCGGACGCTCGCGGCCGAGCAGCTCCGGCCGCTCGCCGACAAGGGCGAGCCCGGGCGCGTCAACCGGCCCCTCGTCGCCGCCCTGGGCGAGCTGGGCCTGCTCGCCCGGCTCTTCGACTCCGGCGCACTCGACCTGTGCCTGATGCGCGAGTCCCTCGCCCAGGTCTGCACGGAGGCCGAGACGGCGCTCGCCCTCCAGGGCCTCGGCGCCCACCCCGTCGCCGCCTTCGGCAGCCCCGAGCAGCGCGGGCGCTGGCTGCCCGAGGTCGTCGCGGGGCGCGCCGTCGCCGCCTTCGCCCTCTCCGAGCCGGGCGCCGGCTCCGACGCCGCCGCGCTCGCGCTGCGCGCCGTCCCCGACCCCGCTACCGGCGGCTGGCGGCTGCACGGCGAGAAGCGCTGGATCTCCAACGCGCCGGAAGCGGACTTCACGACCGTGTTCGCCCGTACGGGGGATCCCGAGGGCCTGGACGGCGCGGGCGGTGCAGGTGGTGCGCGTGGCGCGGGCGGTGCGGGTGGCGCCCGGGGTGTCAGCGCCTTCCTGGTCCCCGCCGACCGGCCCGGGCTCACCGGGGAGCCGCTCGACATGCTCGCCCCGCACGCCATCGGCGGCCTCGCCTTCGACGGCGTCCCCGTCGGGCCCGAGGACCTCCTCGGGGAGCCCGGGCAGGGCTTCCGGGTCGCCATGAACACCCTCAACCTGTTCCGGCCCAGCGTCGGCGCCTTCGCCGTCGGCATGGCCCAGGCAGCCCTCGACGCGACCCTCGTCCACACCGCCGGCCGCCCCGCCTTCGGCGGCGTCCTCGCCGACCTCCAGGCCGTCTCCCACCAGGTCGCCGAGATGGCCACCCGTACCGAGGCCGCCCGGCTGCTCGTCTACGCGGCGGCCGAGGCCCACGACCGGGGCGACCCGGACGTGCCCCGCCGGGCCGCCATGGCCAAGCTGCTCGCCACCGAGACCGCGCAGTACGTGGTCGACGCCGCCGTCCAGCTGCACGGCGCCCGCGCCCTCCAGCGCGGACACCTCCTCGAACACCTCTACCGGGAGGTGCGGGCGCCCCGCATCTACGAGGGGGCCACCGAGGTGCAGCGCACCATCATCGCCAAGGAGCTCTACCGGAACGCGGCCGCGCGCACGGGAAGCACGGGAAGCACGGAAAGCACGGAAATGTCGTCCGCGCGTCCTTCCGGGGCAGGAGTACCCGCATGA
- a CDS encoding RidA family protein → MSLHRHNPADLSPPTGFSHAVTATGSRIVFLAGQTSLDRDGKVTGETLPEQFETALGNLLTALRHAGGSPADLARVTVYATDVADYRLHAAELGHIWHRLAGRDYPAMAVIGAVRLWDEQALVELDGFAVLR, encoded by the coding sequence ATGAGCCTGCACCGCCACAACCCGGCCGACCTCTCCCCGCCCACCGGCTTCAGCCACGCCGTCACGGCCACCGGCTCCCGGATCGTCTTCCTCGCCGGGCAGACCAGCCTCGACCGCGACGGCAAGGTGACGGGCGAGACGCTGCCCGAACAGTTCGAGACCGCGCTCGGCAACCTGCTCACGGCCCTCCGGCACGCCGGCGGCTCGCCCGCCGACCTCGCCCGGGTCACCGTGTACGCCACCGACGTCGCCGACTACCGGCTGCACGCCGCCGAACTCGGGCACATCTGGCACCGGTTGGCGGGCCGGGACTATCCGGCGATGGCCGTGATCGGGGCCGTACGGCTGTGGGACGAGCAGGCGTTGGTGGAGCTCGACGGGTTCGCCGTGCTCCGCTAG
- a CDS encoding MFS transporter, whose translation MSTPKPTTPQQAVAPKKGGDGKGIALFVIASCQLMVVLDITIVNIALPHIQSALDFSTTSLSWVVNAYTLTFGGLLLLGGRAGDILGRRRVFIFGVLLFGLASLFCGLAQSEWQLLAARALQGVGGAIASPTSLSLITTTFDEGPERNRAFGVFAGVSAGGGAIGLVAGGVLVEWLDWRWIFFVNVPIALLIAFLTPRHVKESERHPGHFDFAGALFSTLGMVALVYGFIRAAQEGWRDPYTIGSFVAAIVLLVAFVLNERRSQQPITPLHMFADRNRSGTYAIMLCLAAAIFGMFFFLTLFVQQVLGFSPLSTGLAFLPVSAIIAVGAGLTSNLLPRYGPKPFMVTGSLLAAAGLSWLTLTDVDSTYLGSILGPILVFGLGMGLMFVSLTIMALSNVEQREAGAASGLLNAMQQVGGSLGLSILVTVFGTASRNEADTQVPLFLSQATPVEKAQFAKTGQLPPPWSDQVLSSGVSAGFVTAAIFGVVAFFIALFVIKVRPSDIERLKGGGMVPGGG comes from the coding sequence ATGAGTACACCCAAGCCGACCACCCCGCAGCAGGCCGTCGCCCCGAAGAAGGGCGGCGACGGCAAAGGCATCGCCCTCTTCGTGATCGCCTCCTGCCAGTTGATGGTCGTTCTCGACATCACCATCGTGAACATCGCGCTCCCGCACATCCAGAGCGCGCTGGACTTCTCCACCACCAGCCTGTCGTGGGTCGTCAACGCCTATACGCTCACCTTCGGTGGTCTGCTGCTGCTCGGCGGCCGCGCCGGTGACATCCTCGGCCGCCGCCGGGTCTTCATCTTCGGCGTCCTGCTCTTCGGACTCGCCTCGCTCTTCTGCGGCCTCGCCCAGAGCGAATGGCAACTCCTGGCCGCTCGCGCGCTCCAGGGCGTCGGCGGCGCCATCGCCTCGCCGACCTCCCTCTCCCTGATCACCACGACCTTCGACGAAGGGCCCGAACGCAACAGGGCGTTCGGCGTCTTCGCGGGGGTTTCGGCGGGCGGCGGCGCGATCGGCCTGGTGGCCGGCGGCGTGCTCGTCGAATGGCTCGACTGGCGCTGGATCTTCTTCGTGAACGTGCCGATCGCCCTGCTCATCGCCTTCCTCACGCCCCGGCACGTCAAGGAGTCCGAGCGGCACCCCGGACACTTCGACTTCGCGGGCGCGCTGTTCTCGACCCTCGGCATGGTCGCCCTGGTGTACGGCTTCATCCGTGCCGCCCAGGAGGGCTGGCGCGACCCCTACACCATCGGCTCGTTCGTCGCGGCGATCGTCCTTCTCGTGGCCTTCGTCCTCAACGAACGGCGCTCGCAGCAGCCCATCACCCCCCTGCACATGTTCGCCGACCGCAACCGATCCGGCACCTACGCCATCATGCTGTGCCTGGCGGCGGCGATCTTCGGCATGTTCTTCTTCCTCACCCTGTTCGTCCAGCAGGTCCTCGGCTTCAGCCCCTTGTCCACCGGCCTCGCCTTCCTGCCGGTCAGCGCGATCATCGCGGTCGGCGCGGGGCTCACCTCCAACCTGCTGCCGCGCTACGGACCCAAACCCTTCATGGTGACCGGTTCGCTGCTGGCCGCGGCGGGCCTGTCCTGGCTGACCCTGACCGACGTCGACTCCACCTACCTCGGCAGCATCCTCGGGCCGATCCTGGTCTTCGGCCTCGGCATGGGCCTGATGTTCGTCTCGCTCACCATCATGGCGCTGTCCAACGTCGAACAGCGCGAGGCCGGAGCCGCCTCCGGACTGCTCAACGCCATGCAGCAGGTGGGCGGTTCGCTCGGCCTGTCGATCCTGGTCACGGTCTTCGGCACCGCCAGCCGCAACGAGGCGGACACCCAGGTCCCCCTCTTCCTCTCCCAGGCGACCCCCGTGGAGAAGGCGCAGTTCGCCAAGACCGGCCAGCTCCCCCCACCCTGGAGCGACCAGGTCCTCAGCTCCGGCGTCTCAGCCGGATTCGTCACGGCCGCGATCTTCGGCGTGGTCGCCTTCTTCATCGCCCTGTTCGTCATCAAGGTCCGCCCCTCCGACATCGAACGCCTCAAGGGCGGCGGGATGGTGCCGGGCGGGGGGTGA
- a CDS encoding sigma-70 family RNA polymerase sigma factor encodes MTPESEEGATTAGPPAEGTGGLTGGSTGDPTGRPTPGPSAGLTASLTERQVADLFAGMNEVIRAGEEMRRTRAEMIQLFADAGWTQDRLARLAGMSQPAVSKQVSKPRTGEAADLSLDLDDTPWLEGRLWGLAEELSEALDDTAHCARPVHALARGRKRFTPQNVDALRRLIEADLRERAAELPGAYREAYDRIARALDTQEAQGGATEAGSPSARRALARQIQRVRLRDAG; translated from the coding sequence ATGACACCCGAGAGCGAAGAGGGCGCGACGACCGCGGGGCCGCCCGCCGAGGGCACGGGGGGCTTGACCGGCGGTTCGACCGGCGATCCGACCGGCCGCCCGACCCCCGGCCCGAGCGCCGGCCTGACCGCCAGCCTGACCGAGCGACAGGTCGCGGACCTGTTCGCCGGGATGAACGAGGTCATCCGGGCGGGCGAGGAGATGCGCCGGACACGCGCCGAGATGATCCAGCTGTTCGCCGACGCGGGCTGGACGCAGGACCGGCTGGCACGGCTCGCCGGGATGAGCCAGCCCGCCGTCTCCAAGCAGGTGTCCAAGCCGCGCACCGGGGAGGCGGCGGACCTGTCGCTCGACCTGGACGACACCCCGTGGCTCGAAGGGCGCCTGTGGGGCCTCGCCGAGGAGCTGTCGGAGGCGCTGGACGACACGGCCCACTGCGCGCGGCCGGTGCACGCGCTGGCGCGCGGCCGGAAGCGGTTCACCCCGCAGAACGTGGACGCGCTGCGCCGCCTGATCGAGGCGGACCTACGGGAGCGGGCGGCGGAACTGCCGGGCGCGTACCGGGAGGCGTACGACCGGATCGCCCGGGCGCTCGACACGCAGGAGGCGCAGGGCGGGGCCACCGAGGCCGGTTCACCGTCGGCGCGGCGGGCACTGGCGCGCCAGATCCAGCGGGTCAGGTTGCGGGACGCGGGCTGA
- a CDS encoding helix-turn-helix domain-containing protein, which yields MADDYLVRIGKLIRDARQHRGWTQTQLAEALGTSQSAVNRIERGNQNISLEMIARIGEALDSEIVSLGYAGPMHLRVVGRRRLSGAIDVKTSKNACVALLCASLLNKGRTVLRRVARIEEVFRLLEVLNSIGVRTRWINEGVDLEIVPPAELDMESIDAEAAIRTRSIIMFLGPLLHRLDRFKLPYAGGCDLGTRTIEPHMIALRRFGLDITATDNLYHAQVERSVSPDRPIVLTERGDTVTENALLAAARHDGVTVIRNASSNYMVQDLCFFLEALGVRVDGIGTTTLTVHGIPQIDVDVDYSPSEDPVEAMSLLAAAVVTESELTIRRVPIEFMEIELAVLEEMGLDHDRSPEYAADNGRTRLVDLTVRPSKLEAPIDKIHPMPFPGLNIDNVPFFAAIAATAQGKTLIHDWVYDNRAIYLTDLNRLGGRLQLLDPHRVLVEGPTRWRAAEMMCPPALRPAVVVLLAMMAAEGTSVLRNVYVINRGYEELAERLNSVGAQIEIFRDI from the coding sequence ATGGCAGACGACTACCTCGTACGCATCGGCAAGCTCATCCGTGACGCCCGTCAGCACCGTGGCTGGACACAGACGCAGCTCGCCGAGGCACTCGGCACGAGCCAGAGCGCGGTCAACCGGATCGAGCGCGGCAACCAGAACATCAGCCTTGAGATGATCGCCCGCATCGGCGAAGCGCTCGACAGCGAGATCGTCTCTCTCGGTTACGCCGGCCCCATGCATCTGCGGGTCGTCGGCCGCCGCCGCCTCTCCGGCGCGATCGACGTCAAGACGAGCAAGAACGCATGCGTCGCGCTGCTCTGCGCCTCGCTCCTCAACAAGGGCCGCACGGTGCTGCGCCGGGTCGCGCGCATCGAGGAGGTCTTCCGCCTCCTGGAGGTCCTCAACTCCATCGGTGTCCGCACCCGCTGGATCAACGAGGGCGTCGACCTGGAGATCGTGCCGCCGGCCGAGCTGGACATGGAGTCGATCGACGCCGAGGCGGCGATCCGCACCCGCTCCATCATCATGTTCCTCGGCCCGCTGCTGCACCGCCTGGACCGCTTCAAGCTGCCCTACGCCGGCGGCTGCGACCTCGGCACCCGCACGATCGAGCCGCACATGATCGCGCTGCGCCGCTTCGGCCTCGACATCACGGCGACCGACAACCTGTACCACGCCCAGGTGGAGCGGTCCGTCTCGCCGGACCGCCCGATCGTCCTGACCGAGCGCGGCGACACGGTGACCGAGAACGCCCTGCTGGCGGCGGCCCGCCACGACGGCGTGACCGTCATCCGCAACGCGTCCTCCAACTACATGGTCCAGGACCTGTGCTTCTTCCTGGAGGCCCTGGGCGTCCGGGTCGACGGCATCGGCACCACCACGCTGACCGTGCACGGCATCCCGCAGATCGACGTCGACGTCGACTACTCCCCCTCCGAGGACCCGGTCGAGGCGATGAGCCTGCTCGCCGCGGCGGTCGTCACGGAGTCGGAGCTGACCATCCGCCGGGTCCCGATCGAGTTCATGGAGATCGAGCTCGCCGTCCTGGAGGAGATGGGCCTCGACCACGACCGCTCGCCCGAGTACGCGGCGGACAACGGCCGCACCCGCCTGGTCGACCTGACGGTCCGCCCCTCCAAGCTGGAGGCGCCGATCGACAAGATCCACCCGATGCCCTTCCCGGGCCTCAACATCGACAACGTGCCCTTCTTCGCGGCCATCGCGGCCACGGCCCAGGGCAAGACCCTGATCCACGACTGGGTCTACGACAACCGCGCCATCTACCTCACCGACCTCAACCGCCTCGGCGGCCGCCTCCAGCTCCTGGACCCCCACCGCGTCCTGGTGGAGGGCCCCACCCGCTGGCGCGCCGCCGAGATGATGTGCCCGCCGGCCCTGCGCCCGGCCGTGGTCGTCCTCCTCGCGATGATGGCCGCCGAGGGCACCTCGGTGCTGCGCAACGTGTACGTCATCAACCGCGGTTACGAGGAGCTGGCGGAGCGCCTCAACTCGGTGGGCGCGCAGATCGAGATCTTCCGGGACATCTAG
- a CDS encoding AMP-binding protein, translating to MELTPSAHQDTFARDHLPPGEQWPRLLLDLPELAYPDRLNCGAELLDRTVERFGTERTVFLDGEDGRWTYGQLRDRVDRIAHVLSDDLGVRPGNRVLLRGPTTPWLAACWLAVMKAGAVAVTVLAQARAGELAVMSEMARCSHALCDVRAVDELVKAEVPGLRITPFGGEGPEDLLTLAIGKPDRYEAVPTAADDVALIAFTSGTTGRPKGCMHFHRDVLAVADTFSAHVLRPEPDDVFAGSPPLGFTFGLGGLVVFPLRAGACAVLLEQAGPKQLLAAIDRHRVSVLFTAPTAYRVMLDEIGDHDLGSLRRCVSAGENLPAGTWQDWHERTGVKLINGIGATELLHIFIAAADGDIRPGTTGRPVPGWQARIVDRNGRELPDGEEGLLAVRGPVGCRYLADPRQTEYVQEGWNITGDTYVREPDGYFRYVARADDMIISAGYNIAGTQVEEVLTAHPDVLEAAVVGRPDPLRGQIVVAYAVVRDGVPRDASTAAALRTFVRARLAPYKSPREIVFLDALPRTATGKLQRYRLRDAGA from the coding sequence ATGGAGCTGACTCCCTCGGCCCACCAGGACACCTTCGCCCGCGACCATCTGCCGCCCGGAGAGCAGTGGCCGCGCCTGCTGCTCGACCTGCCCGAGCTGGCCTACCCCGACCGGCTCAACTGCGGAGCCGAACTGCTCGACCGCACGGTGGAACGATTCGGCACCGAGCGGACCGTCTTCCTCGACGGCGAGGACGGCCGGTGGACGTACGGGCAGCTGCGCGACCGGGTCGACCGGATCGCCCACGTCCTCAGCGACGACCTGGGCGTACGCCCCGGCAACCGGGTCCTCCTGCGCGGCCCCACCACCCCGTGGCTGGCGGCCTGCTGGCTGGCCGTGATGAAGGCGGGCGCGGTCGCCGTCACCGTCCTCGCGCAGGCCCGGGCCGGGGAGCTCGCGGTGATGTCCGAGATGGCCCGCTGCAGCCACGCCCTGTGCGACGTGCGGGCCGTGGACGAGCTGGTCAAGGCCGAGGTGCCGGGGCTGCGGATCACCCCGTTCGGCGGCGAGGGCCCCGAGGACCTGCTCACCCTGGCCATCGGCAAGCCGGACCGCTACGAGGCCGTGCCGACCGCCGCCGACGACGTGGCGCTGATCGCCTTCACCTCGGGCACCACCGGACGGCCCAAGGGGTGCATGCACTTCCACCGGGACGTGCTGGCCGTGGCCGACACCTTCTCCGCGCACGTCCTGCGCCCGGAGCCGGACGACGTCTTCGCCGGCTCCCCGCCGCTCGGCTTCACCTTCGGCCTGGGCGGGCTCGTCGTCTTCCCCCTGAGGGCCGGGGCGTGCGCGGTCCTGCTGGAACAGGCGGGCCCCAAGCAGCTGCTCGCGGCGATCGACCGGCACCGGGTGTCGGTCCTGTTCACGGCACCCACCGCGTACCGGGTGATGCTGGACGAGATCGGCGACCACGACCTCGGCTCGCTGCGCCGCTGCGTCTCGGCGGGCGAGAACCTGCCGGCCGGGACCTGGCAGGACTGGCACGAGCGGACCGGTGTGAAGCTGATCAACGGCATCGGGGCGACGGAGCTGCTGCACATCTTCATCGCCGCCGCCGACGGCGACATACGCCCGGGCACCACCGGGCGCCCGGTGCCGGGCTGGCAGGCGCGGATCGTCGACCGCAACGGCCGGGAGCTGCCGGACGGCGAGGAGGGCCTGCTCGCCGTCCGCGGCCCGGTCGGCTGCCGCTACCTCGCGGACCCGCGCCAGACGGAGTACGTGCAGGAGGGCTGGAACATCACGGGCGACACGTACGTCCGCGAGCCGGACGGCTACTTCCGCTACGTGGCCCGCGCCGACGACATGATCATCTCAGCCGGGTACAACATCGCCGGCACCCAGGTGGAGGAGGTCCTGACCGCCCACCCGGACGTGCTGGAGGCGGCGGTCGTGGGCCGCCCGGACCCGCTGCGCGGCCAGATCGTGGTGGCGTACGCGGTGGTGCGGGACGGCGTGCCGCGCGACGCGAGCACCGCGGCGGCCCTGCGCACCTTCGTGCGGGCCCGGCTGGCCCCGTACAAGTCACCGCGGGAGATCGTCTTCCTGGACGCGCTCCCCCGCACCGCGACGGGCAAACTGCAGCGCTACCGGCTCCGCGACGCCGGTGCGTGA
- a CDS encoding alpha/beta fold hydrolase, which yields MRSPRGETPPSSPLLLTAPDGTRLAHRLTGSGAPLLCVPGGPADSAYLGDLGGLSAHRTLVIPDLRGTGRSDRPADPSSYRCDRQVEDVEALRRHIGLDRVDLLGHSAGANLAAQYAARYPHRVGRLALVAPGMRAAGVDIGPAVRRELALERAGEPWFPAAFAALEAIAAGEGSDWEAVAPFLYGRWDEAARRHHAEGQPDNPEAVAHFGADGAFTPDTTRAALAAFAAPVLLLAGAHDLNSPPSAVAEFAALFPHASFTVQPGAGHYPWLDDPGRFVAALAAFLA from the coding sequence ATGCGATCCCCTCGCGGCGAGACGCCGCCCTCCTCCCCGCTCCTCCTCACCGCCCCCGACGGCACCCGCCTGGCCCACCGCCTCACCGGCTCCGGCGCCCCGCTCCTCTGTGTGCCCGGCGGTCCCGCCGACTCCGCCTACCTCGGCGACCTCGGCGGGCTCTCCGCCCACCGCACCCTGGTGATCCCGGACCTGCGCGGCACCGGCCGCTCCGACCGGCCCGCCGACCCCTCCTCGTACCGCTGCGACCGTCAGGTCGAGGACGTCGAGGCGCTCCGCCGCCACATCGGGCTCGACCGGGTCGACCTGCTCGGCCACTCCGCGGGCGCCAACCTCGCGGCCCAGTACGCCGCCCGGTACCCGCACCGCGTCGGCCGGCTCGCCCTGGTCGCCCCCGGGATGCGGGCCGCCGGGGTGGACATCGGCCCCGCGGTGCGGCGCGAGCTGGCGCTGGAGCGGGCGGGGGAGCCGTGGTTCCCGGCCGCCTTCGCCGCCCTGGAGGCGATCGCCGCGGGGGAGGGGAGCGACTGGGAGGCCGTCGCGCCGTTCCTCTACGGCCGCTGGGACGAGGCCGCCCGGCGCCACCACGCCGAGGGGCAGCCGGACAACCCGGAGGCCGTCGCGCACTTCGGCGCCGACGGCGCCTTCACCCCGGACACCACCCGCGCCGCGCTCGCCGCCTTCGCCGCCCCGGTGCTCCTGCTCGCCGGGGCCCACGACCTGAACAGCCCGCCGAGCGCGGTGGCGGAGTTCGCCGCCCTCTTCCCGCACGCCTCCTTCACGGTCCAGCCGGGGGCCGGGCACTACCCGTGGCTCGACGACCCGGGGCGGTTCGTCGCCGCCCTGGCCGCGTTCCTCGCGTAG